The DNA window CGGATCACGCGTTTTGACGATCGTGACGAAGTCGGGGGGATTTGGCGCGGCTGACATGCTGGCGCAACTCGTCAATCTGGTCGATAATCGACCGACGCCCACCGAAGTCAGAAAATATAGGACCAGAGAGTGAAAGCCACTCGGCAGAAATCACGGCCTTCCTTCGCCGATCATGTCTACAACACGCTCTATGGACGGATCAGCAACGGAGATTATCCGCCGGATGAGAAGCTGCCTTCCGAGACGACGCTGGCGGCCGAGATCGGCGTGTCCCGCCCCGTTCTGCGGGACGCGCTCGAGCGGCTGCGTGCCGAGGGGCTGATCGTGTCGCGGCAAGGAGCCGGCAACTTCGTCCGCGCGCATCAGTCACGGACCCTGGGCTACGGCCGGATCGAGACGATCGCCGACATCCAGCGCTGCTACGAATTTCGCCTGACGATCGAGCCGCAAGCCGCGCGCTTCGCGGCCGAACGGCGCAATGACGAGGCGCTGGCGAACTTGTCGAACGCACTGGACCTGATGCGGGCGGCGACCGGCTCGATGCTGCACCGTGAGGATGCGGACTTCACTTTCCACATCGCCGTCGCTCACGCCGCAAACAACACCTTCTTCGAGGCGAC is part of the Rhodovulum sp. MB263 genome and encodes:
- a CDS encoding FadR/GntR family transcriptional regulator, which encodes MKATRQKSRPSFADHVYNTLYGRISNGDYPPDEKLPSETTLAAEIGVSRPVLRDALERLRAEGLIVSRQGAGNFVRAHQSRTLGYGRIETIADIQRCYEFRLTIEPQAARFAAERRNDEALANLSNALDLMRAATGSMLHREDADFTFHIAVAHAANNTFFEATLRALHEQISAGMKMHGQSLLREGGAGLERVLHEHQSIFDAILASDGEVAANRMTAHVRHSQERLFGGASIDLRMPVKK